The Lolium rigidum isolate FL_2022 chromosome 1, APGP_CSIRO_Lrig_0.1, whole genome shotgun sequence region tcactagggcccgagtggcatgatcttagatttaagctctatacttattgcttagattgtatctacaagttgtatgcacatatctatgtccggaaccaaaggccccaaagtgacagcaattgggacaactggaggggaaggcttagatatgaggatcacatgttttcacggagtgttaatgttttgctccggtgctctattaaaaggagtgccttaatttccagtagattccctagaggcccggctgccaccggctggtaggacaaaagatgttgtacaagtttctcattgcgagcacgtatgactatatatggaaaacatgcctacatgattaatgatcttgatgttctgtcttaatgctatttcaatcccatcaattgcccaactgtaatttgttcacccaacacttgttattggagagttaccactagtgtagatagctgggaaccccggtacatctctcatcatcaacgttcccgtcgacaacgaggcgcatgtggtgacttcgtcaatttcaagacccATCGGATGAAATTTTTTGGACGCAGtctctcgaaggtgctcatagaggtagggtgtgcgtgcccgcgttcataggggtgagtgtatgtgcgtTTATGTGAGCGTCTACATATGTACTGTATTTCGCAACAAAAAAGATTTGTAccatagaaaacaaaatattcCTACGGATACGAACAAAAACAAGATCCAATCTTGgagagccaagatccaatctacaagATGCAAATCAATGAGAGGGAGCCATATCCTTGTAGAGTGAAAGCGGAACCGTTAGTTTGAACATGGTTCGCATAGTCGTACTCTCTTCGTGATCCAATCCGATCAAGCACTTCACGAACGACACATCCAAGATGTGCACACGTATGGCTTGATGCGGTCTCCTCCTTCTTGATTCAGTAAGACAAGGTGGAGAGGTACACGAGATCaactccgacagcacgacggcgtggtggtggagataTGGTGGATTCCCAGCAGGGCTTTTCCTAAGCGCTACCAGGCGGAGGAGGTAGGAGGAAAGGTGCAGCCGCGGTAACTTGCCCCTCAAGTTTAGCCCCTATTTTGCAGGTATATGGCCTTATCCCTTGGGATTGGCCGACTAGGCCTAGCGGGCTAGTGCGCCTAGCCCATGTGGGTCTAACTGAACCtccttggcccatgtggccctGCTTGGGACAAGTGCGACCACTGGTGGCCCTCCAGAACCTTCTAGAGTACCCCGGTATGGATAATTCTGAACTTCTCTGAAACCCTAAAAAATAGCTTCCCCTTATATGAAACTTTTTATCTCTATACCATTCTGAAGCTCtttgtgatgtcctggatcccatgcaAGATTTGGAATCAAAATTTGATATCACCATCTTAATATCTCATTACTACCCTAGCGACGCCGAGCGTTAAGTGTGTGACCCTATGGGTTCAAAAATATGCGGAAATGATCGAGACATCTCTCTAATatgtaaccaatagcgggatcggaGATATCCATATTGGCTCCTGTATATTCAATGAAGATCATTATTGGTTGAACCACAATGTCAGCGATTCAATTAACCCCGtatccaattccctttgtctctcaATATATTACTAGCCCGAAACTagatcatcggtatcaccataCCTACTTCAATCTTGTTACCGGCTAGCACTCTTTACTCATGCCATAACATAATATCCATGTGAATAACTCATTTGTCACTTGCTTGCAAGCTCTTTAGATATTGCATAACTGAGTGGGCCCGGAGAATATCTTTCTGTCATGGATGGAAAAATTCCACTCTCGATTCATTCAACCCAACAAGTACTTTCTGATGTACGCAAagacacctttatgatcacccaaGTATAAAGTGACGACGTTTGATGCCCTTAAAGTATTCTTCCGGTAGTAGGGTGACATAATCTCAATGTGGAATGAATAGGTTACTTGACATTAAAATCAGCTTAGGCAATTTAAACATAGTGACTTGATCTTATTGCTTTGTTAAAGTGGGTTTGTCCATCGCACCATTCTCCTAATGGTATGAGGCCTATAGACACTTCGTGTTGTTTATGAAACCACACATGTCTTATGTTTCTGGTTAATACACAATATTAGCCTGGAGTATATATAATTTATCATAAACAATAAAATATGATAATAAACAACTTTATTAGTGCATCTCTGCCATATTTCCAACCGGGGAGTCCATCGCCAGATAGACGGATTTGCCTACCTTTATTTTCACAGTCATGTCAACCAAATATGGAAAGGAGTATTAGGCCGAGTTTTTTTAGACGTGTATGAGGCCGTGTTCGACTACACATCGTTTTGATTAAATGATTAGACTTGTCATGTGCTATAATTTCGTGCAATTCTTAGATCTATTAAATCTTAAAAGTTAGGTGTAAAATCAACGGTGTATTTATTTCTAGCATATGTAGATTAACGTGATGGCTCTATTTTAGACTGACCATAGTgagtagtatcatatagtagtatcatgtatatgatacttttgtatgatattagattcataatgcatagtatcatagactagtatcatagttttgctatattaattgatttgtagaatctcaatacaaatttgtgtacaagatttatttgatgctaacttttctcgtgatatgcgctatgatacagtatctacctatgatactctaatctcctctctcatccataattacctgccacatcagcatttttagtGGGGttaggatgcatgatactagctatgatactagataTGTATCTTAATTTTAGTATATATAATATTCCAAGCTTATGTAGATTAACGTGATGGCTCTATTTATTATGTAATGGGTCTTTCAAGCTTGAGTATGATCTATATCTCTGataaagcaaaaccccactagagggtcatttaagttgtctatctcaacatgcaagctatccacatcatccattttattagccatccaattgtacatgtcatcccccactaacattcattaatactctacatgcaagccacatcatctatttttaaGCCATCCAATTATCCACGTCATCAACTTTTAGCTGCCAACTACATAACCATTTCAAGTCAGTTTTTTTTTAAGTTAGCCTCTTGACTATTTACGCCAATTGAATCATGCATGTTCCTACAGATAACATCCTATTCCAATCAACTTATatccttttatttttttataaaatagagttatcggagaaattcccgctgcaacgcgTGGAGTATCCTTCTAGctttagagatacatgaactactCTTGGAACTGCGGATGTTCGCTGCAGTGCTGCCATCGAAATCATCATGAATGTAATTGCCCTCGTTCTTATAACCCCAGTATTATTCACTCATTTATTCAGACGTACTTCTAGATGAGGGCACCTTCCAGTTTATGACGTCTCGTCTCATCTCACATGAGCATTTCTTTTTGAAACTTATCTCAGATGAACATGGAGATGCCCAAGACCAAGAACGATGCATGCATTGCCCCTAGGCGAATTTGGCAAGCTCGGCAGCAAACATGGCGGCGTGCGGCTCCTCGACGCAGCGGAGCAGCACCCGGATCCCCTCGCGCCTGGGCGCCGGCGGCCTGACGAATAGGAGCGTCGCGGCGAAGTTGACCTGCTCGTCGTGAGGGCATACGTACCCTGGCACGCCGAAGCCGTAGTCCACCTCATCGAACCCGAGGCGGCTCCAGTCCAACAGAGTCGCCGTGCTGTAGTCCAGCGGCACGTCGGGGCGATCGACGCCGCGCATCCAGTCCGCGAACCCCGCGGCGACGGCCTCCTTCGCTTCCCGTACCGCGCCGACCAGCTCCACCAGCGCCAACTCCCGGGCGGCCCTGCTGGTCCTAGCGACGCACGCCATGTACACGCAGTTGCCGTAGTAACCGTCCACCGCCGGCAGCACGCCGCGGAGGAGGTGCCGCGTACTGACGGCGAAGCTGACCCGGACCTCGGCGTCGTccgggagcgccgccgccagtGCCAGCGCGCGGCACTTAAACACGACGGCCGTCACCTGCCACCGGGTAGTACGGGACAAGCGCCCTCGCGAACCCGCTGCGCATCGCTGCCACGGCCGCGGCGGTGCCTTTGTCATCGTGGGCGGCGGAGAGGGAGGACGGGGGAAAGACCTGGATGAGGCTCACGAATCCTGAACCACCGAATGCCTTGTCGATGCATGAGAGCGGGAGTGTGCCGCCCGGGGTTGGCCCGGCCGGCGGGATAAGCACCGGCGGCGACTTGGCAACGGTGGGCGTGGAGGCCATATGTGAGGAGTCGGTTGTCCTTGACGGCAAGATCgataagaggaggaagaaggtggagCTAAGATAAAGAACGAGAGCACCGCCGCTACCCGCTTCGGCGGCATGTAAGCTTGTTTTGCGGCGGCCACATAAGTTTTTTTGCGGATTTGTGGGGTTAAATGGTACCGCAACGCCGCGACAGTCCTGCAGCTCGTACACTCGGCGTCTGTCGTCGTGTTTGCGCTGCGCTTGCTCCTCTTCGTTGAACGCGTACATCAGGCAGGTTACTAGCGTACACGAAGAGCATGGAGGACTGGTACTTGGGCATCGTGGCCGGCGCCAAAGTCGAGGGCCGAGCAGAACAGAGTCTCACAATGGGGCATGCAGAGAATAGTTTTAAATAACTGGTTATAGCCCGCTATAGCTCGGTTTTAGCCTTTGGTAAAAATGAGGTTTAAAACATTACCCCTAAGGCCTTGTTtagtactagagttttagtgggattagtggggataatccgctccaaactttAAATCCCTACTTATTCCCAATGCATGTTTTGTGttagagtatgagcgagtttaatccctaCTATCCTCATTTttccccaaattttagtgtaattttttcaatcctcaatactctacccctatctagtggattggggatggggttttgtggggattggatGACAACAGTGATTCAccaaatactctagagtattatccccactaatccccaccgaaacactagtaccaaacaagccctaaaaGGTAAACCATGAGCAGCAGAGGCATGGGTCTTTGAGAGCGATGCGACGTCCACCGTCAAACGCCATAAGGGCATGTATAATGGTGATGAGTCGGCTGTCTTTAAGAGGTAGTTataggtgattttggtgatgtggaggaaagagaataaaGAGAGAGAAGGAGGTTGTCTGTAAAGTTCCAGACAGTCTGTAAGCCTCTTACAGACAGCTTACAGAcaccatttttgttgttgtatgaaggATATCTATAATTATAGGTGATATAGCGATGGCTAAAAATAGACAACTTAGAGACAAACTATTGTATACACTCTCTATATTATTGTCTATAGATGATATGGACAGACACCATCCTTTtaaaccaatgtacatgccctaagaaaGAGCGGCCGCTACCGGGGCAGGAGTTagcacttctgctccggtgctccttcCCTGTAATTTTTTTATGTGCATCAAACACAACAACGATGGAGATCTTTTCATACAAGTTCAAGGGCACAATCGCAATTTCAGTGTAGATCCACCGTTCGTATAGCCCCGTACAGATCTGCATGCCCGTgttgtgttgtacctcgtttttTACGTATCTACAACCACGTGCATGTACCGAAATAGAAAGATTCTATAAAGATCTTGCTCCCATaacctctttttttcttcttactTGACGTACACATACCGTATTAATACAAACAGATATACATGGGCTGGATATGGTTTTGGCGAACTCAACACAGGAAGAAAAACAACTATGACCCTTCAACTTCTTTTAGGGGGAGAGCAGCCCTTAGGAGTTAGCTAGCTAGTCCAATTCGTCAACAGCTATAGCTAGCTGATGTACTTCGCTTTGGATGCATCATTAGAAGTTCtcaattctttttttttgaacggggATCGGGGTCTGGAAGGACCCCGAGAGGCTGCATTAACTTTCATCGATGGTAGTACAAAATACAGAGAGGATCCTaaaggaaaaggaaattacaCTGCAATCCTCATATTTTACACCAGGGACCCTAAATAGAAATatggaaaagcaatcaggtccctctTCCCTACCACCATATCCAGGAGTCCACCGTCGGCCGTCTCCGCCATCACCGGGGATGTAgccacttgggatagcagatccaTCG contains the following coding sequences:
- the LOC124655780 gene encoding acyl transferase 4-like, which codes for MASTPTVAKSPPVLIPPAGPTPGGTLPLSCIDKAFGGSGFVSLIQVTAVVFKCRALALAAALPDDAEVRVSFAVSTRHLLRGVLPAVDGYYGNCVYMACVARTSRAARELALVELVGAVREAKEAVAAGFADWMRGVDRPDVPLDYSTATLLDWSRLGFDEVDYGFGVPGYVCPHDEQVNFAATLLFVRPPAPRREGIRVLLRCVEEPHAAMFAAELAKFA